A window of Amaranthus tricolor cultivar Red isolate AtriRed21 chromosome 8, ASM2621246v1, whole genome shotgun sequence genomic DNA:
TACCCAGATATAAACAGGgcataaaacaaaatcaaaaaaataaaggattttgaaatttagggttttcagaattttttttttaaacaatataaaccgggatttttaaaaagttttaaaaaaatttgaaaatacttTAAAGAATTccagaaatttgaaaataaattttttaaaaaatttgtttacTGGGGCGGGGCgtggcggggatggggcgggtttcacctaaaacccatccccatccccatccccatccccgcggtgggtatgaattttatgcCCGTACCCACCCCATGACctatcaaaccgggacccatccccgcctcaatggggcgggtctcctattagacccaccccgcctgcatccctaataAATAGGGTTTAAGTGTGAAAATTAGTTGGTAAAAGGTATTGCTAAGATTTTTGAAATGTCAAATTTCCAATTTTGGCATGTATAATCTATTGTAAACTATTCTTAGTCAAATATTTTGCTAAAACATTGGACAGTAATTGTCAAATGTTGGAGAATTATATTTCTTTTCCTGTTTAAAATTAGTTACTAAAAGTTTCAGGCAACATCTAACAAACGTTCTTAGAGttatgattaattaaataaataatattttttacagtaaattatgaaacaaaatcatcattatCCCTTCCGCTCGAAAACAACATTTGGATAAAGAAAGGTAACAAACAATCCATACACGTACTCTTTGAAAAGAGAGGACTAAAGGAATGCGGTTAATTTTACTTCTTGTTCTTAACTATTGTTGCTCGGTTTTTCTTGTGTTCTTGACTTGTTCTTCATCAAAACACATCCTTAAGCCTTTCACTTTAACACATTTACTAGACAtacaattgttttaaatttgtatCTCAAACATTCAGAAATATTGAATTTCATTTTCTCGTTTCCTTGACCTTCAAAAATGTTGATCAATGCAAGCATTTTTTTAGTGCAGAAATGTATTCTGAAGagcaaaaatcaaataattttggAACTTTCACATTCTTTGcagatgaacaaataattttcacAATTCTCTACATACAACAGATGATTCAATGTGGACGAAAGAATACATTGACGAATCTCTTAAACTCAATGCTACTCATCATGCACACAAATCGCACAACAGAAGAAAAAAACTTGAATTTCATACCGATACAATTGTCGTCACTTCTTCAAGTTATACCAGCCCTATCAAAAAGAGGACAAGTAATCTTTATCGAAGGAGCAAAGCTCAAAGAAATTCAACTTGAACTGCCTCATCTCAATGAATCCGTAACACGAGTAAACTGAATGTCATTTATTGAAACGAATATGGAAGAAAATGCTTAAGAATCGCAAATATTGaggagaagaaaaaagaaaaaacgtTTAACATGGGTGCGTAATGTGCGAAGATCGGGTGTTATTGAAACGGTAAGGAAGATAGAAAGAAGGAATTCAGGGGACTTAAAAGAGTATGAGAAAGGCCTGTAGGGTTGGAAAACAATATGCATTGGATTTAGACTTACAAtttgagatggtagaaaattgaaatgaatggagaagaagaaatcATGAAGACCATCGATCTATTGGTTCATGACAACGACCCCAATCTTTTGATATTAAGGTTTGGCGTTGTTGTAAGAAAAGGGGCTAAAGAAGCCACATGTAAGATGCAATATAATGAAGATTAATGCAACAATGACATTATTCTAATATAATTGTTAGGAATTACCTAGTGCAAGAAAAGGTAATGTAGTAAAATTTCATTCCAAAAGTCAGGTACTCCAGGCAGACACCAGTGGCTACAGTCGGTAAAAGATTTATGGTCACTCCAGTTACCAACATGTGCATCACCCCTAGAAGCCGACATGGAAGTGATCTGCAACATAGTGACAGGAATGTTCATCCTCTTTACTATATCAGTTACAATATCTGAGAATGGGCTCTGTTGAATATTATCATCATCTGATTCTGGAACTTGAATCACCTTGCAATGTGTCCTGGACTGTTTACTGGTGCAAACAAGCAGGGAATTAGGAACAATTTGCGCGAGTATACTTTCATGAGTGAAGTCATTttgaagaatttaaaatctataCAGATATGAAGTAAATGCATTCATGCCCGTGAATCTTTTGAGTTATAACAGCAAGAAAACACATCTGTCATGAATTTGCAACACGAGGGACTGACAAAGATTAAGGAATGGTGAGGATAGACCAGAAAAAGCAGTACTTAAGATAATCTATTATAGTAAAAGATGGAGTCAGAAAGATACTAAAATTTACAGTAACAAATAGCAACAGATTTCTAACTTTTAGCACCattaaaaaaagggaaaagttgatattaataatccgaACTTTTGTGCATTGTCTTAAAATAAGCCTTATTAAtgattaaatcaaaataattcatACTATTGGGGTAACCTTCTCTTAATAATGCATACTTTGTTTTGCTTTTCAAATTACTCCCAATTTTTTCTTAGTAAAAAGCATCATTTCGATTATTAAAATAATGTTACTACAACATAGTTGACAAATAGTTGGGTTTATTTTGAAATGATGGACAAAAgttaggattattaatattattttccttaaaataaatatatacatcGATGTGAAGACACGATATTAGTGTAGCGCATTGTGATAAGGTAATTAAAGATGCTTGGGGATTTGTTCAGATTACCTCCAGTGAGATGGTTCAAAAGTACGGAAGAAAACATGCGTTTTATTTGAATTCACTAAAGCTTCCACCCAAGAAGCCCAGGTGGACATAGCTTTTTTGTAGGCAGAAGTAATTGATTCCCCAAGCTTCAGTGAACCACCTAACTGAAAATAGCAACCCCTGTTAGAGAGAGAATATAGGCGATTTTAGTACTtcgaaaggaaaaaaaaatatataaaccaCATCAAACGAAACTCAATAGTCAGCATTTTCTAATAAAAGTTAGCAAATACAAACCCATTACAGAAAAAAACTACGATCTGACTGTAAGTGTGCCAACTTGAGTTATTTTGGCACGCCTAGAATGAGGAATGAAAACAGTTTCTTTAATGTGTTTCCAGTAATTATGTACTTCACAATAATACAAACCACCATTTTCTGGTAGCATCTTTGAACGGTGAGGGGAGGCATAGAATGTTATGTCTTACTCTTATGGCTAACAAGTAAGAAGTGTCATGAAAGTGTCATTGATATACTCCATACCAACCTGAATCCCAGTGTTTTCATGGTGTCCAAGTCATGCATTTCAATTACATGAGACACCATTAATGGAGGAGCACAGAGCTGACAATTCTGATACATCAGAGTCACGGCTCAGAGGCACAACCGCTGTAGTACTTATGCTATTTTACACCAGTTAGCTATGACAAAGAAAATATTTAGCTCAACTCGATCTGCAACTACCCTACAGATAACTAAAAAGAGAATTTCTTGCACAACCTAAACTGTATCCACAATTCCACCTAAACCCTTCAAAgaaatgaaatagaaaatagTGGATTGATTGCTTTCCCAAAGCCAGTTGTCTGTCACtataaaaatgtaaatgatccataaatttttattcaaattgatACACTTAAATATGTAAAGGAAATTAATCTTTCCAGTAAACTTACTACCTATCACTTTCTATGAGCCTAGATATATGAGATAGCATATATCAAAACTCCTAGATTattgattttaaagaaaaattgtcGATGTAACATTTACAAGGGTCAGGTGCATGACAAAATGATGATCAATGATATTCTAAGTGAGTATAGAACACATCCTATCATGAAAAATTTATGACATCTTTTGCAAAAGGAATAAATAATCTTGCAGGAAAAATGAAATAAAGTTCAAATTCTTGTACAAACACCAGGGGACTTACGCTTCATATAATTTCGATGGTATCCACCAATGTCctgaattaaatattaaagcatCAGAATCAACCCATTCCTTACTAATATCATCCAATACGTCTAGCTTGAGCGTTGACTTGACTCTCTTTGGCGAATGCTTCGGTACCATACCTGGTTGGACCAGGAACACTGAGCGGTAGAACTCCACGGATAAGTTCAAGGAACGAAAGCGAACAGCCAAGTGTCTTGTGGTTTTCGTAATGTTCCGTCCCTTAACTTCATAAACACTTCTCTTGTCTTCCACTCCGGTCATAAGCAGGCATACAAGAGACTCCCATTGTGTCCTACTCATAGAATCTCCTACGAACACAATCCTTTTACCTTGAAGCCTTTTCAATGTCCTTGAAGCATTGAATATCGGAATATCGCAATTTTTAGGCTTCCATCTCCATTTAAGGTAATTTTTATCCTTCCTCCCATTATCCAAGCAATTGAAACCTTGTTCAGTAAAAGGACACTCAGAAGAGTTGTATAGAGGATACCTATCATCCAATACCCAACTCCCATCAAAGAAATCACACACTCTCGAGGAAGCCGCATCTTGATAAAATGCTTGCTCAAGATTAGGGAAAATATAGAGATACCCACAAGTTATTCCTAAGCAAAAGATAATCAAGGGTCCAATGTAGATAAGAATAAGCAGATTCCTGGATGCCAGATTATCTCGACGAAGTCCATTCGAGATGTTTCTATGGAGAATAACCCTTGGACTACGAATGGGAGCAGCATTCTTCCCATTAGAAGTACTCTTACTAGAAGATGTGTTCCTACTCAAAATTTTCATGATCTAAAAAAGGCACAAAAATACTCAACAGAAGAGCACATTATCAAAACCAAAGAGTTCAAAAAGCTCTTCATTCCAATCTCAAATCACTATCTAACTCCACCCAGATTCCTACTACCATTTCATCACCATTCAAATCACAAATTACTACTTTAAAACATCAAACTCCACATACCCATTTAACCAAAACTCAAATCGCATCAGCAATTAAACTTCTATTGCATGAAAATCTTCAATGTTCAAATTTCAAACCACCAAAATAGATGTAAAGAACAACTGCGAACAGAAAGCAATCAAAACAGTACATAAATATGAATTTCAAGAAGctcaaaaaaaactcaaaaagcaagaatgaaaaagttagaCTATACCCAACAACGAACTCATGTAGATAAGCAAAAGAGCACCATTAAAGTAATACAGAATCAAAATAATAGAATGATAGTTCATAAAAGCATTGTTATTTAAAGAAATGCTTACTTGTTATAAGCTTGGGAACTGATTGTGAGCATCAAATGATTCAGAAATAAGGAAAGATTTGATGTTTGAGGGTAAGTGATTTGGATTGGAAATAAGTAAGATTTCATAGAGATCGGTGGAAGCAGGCTCTAGAGACAGAGACTGGCAACCAGAGTATATATTTTACTTAAACTAATGGAGTTGTTAGATGTTGCCAACCCAGAAAAAGATACTATACCATTAAAATTTATGGGTTATATAaggatattattttaaaagattatttcaatgattaaaattttttctattttcatggGGTTATTCAAACAAATTTtcctcacaaaaaaaaaatcccataaaaggtttttaatttatgtttcttATAGGAGTATTGAATAGGGCAAGCCTCTTCGTACCAAAAAATTGAACTAAATAACACTAATATGTTTTGAGTTTTGTTAGAAATGATATATGAAGAggctataatttaaaatttttaagttcaATCAATTATAAATGCGATTTGGGCGGAGTTAGAATGAAACTTATAGACATAGTTTGAAATATTAGTTGTGATGGGGTCAAAGGATCCTTAGGATAATGGGTCAAGTTAACAAATATAAAGTCGTGAAAAACTTATTAGGGCTTTTTTAGGCCCACCTTCAGAGGTGAAAATACCAAAATACCTCTAAATGACCTAAATCAGAGAAGTTATTGCATTATAAATACCCTCATTTATTATCAAGTCAAGGTAAGCATGCCAACCCTAATCCTCTCAACTACTCTAGCATTCAATAatcatttcttattttgataACTAACTTGAGCGTCATAGAAGATTTTATGGAAAGTAGCCTCCGTACAAGTAACTCCGATTTTTTTGCAAGTCATTAACTTAATCCATTTACTCAAATTTGGATTACAAGGACCAAGATTCTCTTGATCAAGACCTTCCCCTTTTAAATCAGTTTGATACAAGTTTCTTAGCAGAAACATTTGGCGCCATCTATGGGGAAAATTACACCTTACATTTAGAAACATAACTAAAAGCCATATGAACTCCAAAAGAAACACCCGAGCCAACACCAGGCAGTCTGAACAACAACATTCGGCTAATTCAGTCCATGACCAGGATCCCACCTCGTATCCAAACTCGTTTATCAACTTTATCACTAGGCAGGACTTGTATGCCTTTGCTACTTCCATCATGGCCAGATGCCAGGAATCCCTCCAACAAGCTATTTGGACCTTGCCAACTCTTCTGCAGGTTCCACAATCAAATGTTAATCAGCCAGTATGAAGACAAGTCGAAGACATTGCTAATAGTCAAGAAACAACTTAGAATCGAAGACATACCGATGACCATGTGTCCTAGCAGCTGACCATGTGGAGTCGCCGACAGCGGGTTATCTCCACCTTGAATCCTAACCGGATTCTCGAACATCCGTTGAACTAAGACCCTAGCTGGGCCCCTGAAAATTCAAAGCTCGATGCCAGGCACATAATTAACCGAAGAAAGCAAAAAGAATTGGAAGATGCTTGAACTATGCTCAACTCCGAGAGAAAAGGGAGAGAATCtaagttgaagaagaagagtCGAACCACAACCCCCTCAAATAGGAAGCGTCTAGAGGAGGCCCTTTTCGGCACCAGTAATATTTAAAACACCCTTGTCAGCCCGAATATTATCTGTTACTAACCGGAATAAGATGAAAGTGCCCGCGATCAAAACATTTTACGGATCTAATGATCCCGCAGAACATATTGCATCATACAGGGCCTATATGTCTGTGAGCACTACTTGTGAGGCAATGTTGTGTAAGTTTTTTCCCAAAACTTTTTAGGACTAGTCGTAAATTGGTATATTGCCCTTCCACTCGGCAATGTTGACAATGTCACTACCCTAAAGTCTTTTTCTTTGGATCACTTTGTGGCATCTAAAGGGCAAAGAAAGTCCAACCTCCACCTGATGTCCGTAATACAAAAAGAAGGAGAATTATTCAAGTCTTACATACAAAGGTTCCATGAAGAAGTTCTATTGATCTCGGCGGCAACAGATGCTACCACGGTCCCTACGTTAATAAATGGCTTGAGAACATCGAAATTGAACTGGGAATTTCTTGAGCATGACATCTCCACTTATTCAGATGCCATGAATATTATACAACGGTTCATAAAAGCTTCCAGTATATGCACCTCTCTtgatttgataaagaaaaagaataaatcAGTCTCAAAATCGCAGGAAAAAAACTCTTAACCGGCGTAACTCAGACTCTTAC
This region includes:
- the LOC130820521 gene encoding protein trichome berefringence-like 7 translates to MKILSRNTSSSKSTSNGKNAAPIRSPRVILHRNISNGLRRDNLASRNLLILIYIGPLIIFCLGITCGYLYIFPNLEQAFYQDAASSRVCDFFDGSWVLDDRYPLYNSSECPFTEQGFNCLDNGRKDKNYLKWRWKPKNCDIPIFNASRTLKRLQGKRIVFVGDSMSRTQWESLVCLLMTGVEDKRSVYEVKGRNITKTTRHLAVRFRSLNLSVEFYRSVFLVQPGMVPKHSPKRVKSTLKLDVLDDISKEWVDSDALIFNSGHWWIPSKLYEAGCYFQLGGSLKLGESITSAYKKAMSTWASWVEALVNSNKTHVFFRTFEPSHWSKQSRTHCKVIQVPESDDDNIQQSPFSDIVTDIVKRMNIPVTMLQITSMSASRGDAHVGNWSDHKSFTDCSHWCLPGVPDFWNEILLHYLFLH